From Candidatus Peregrinibacteria bacterium, one genomic window encodes:
- a CDS encoding IS30 family transposase has product SKVSEEKIYAVQEKLNDRPRKSLRYRTPNEVISDLL; this is encoded by the coding sequence TTCCAAAGTATCAGAAGAAAAAATCTATGCAGTACAAGAAAAACTCAACGACAGACCAAGAAAATCACTTCGATATCGTACTCCAAATGAAGTCATTTCTGATCTC